In a genomic window of Oncorhynchus kisutch isolate 150728-3 linkage group LG9, Okis_V2, whole genome shotgun sequence:
- the plekha5 gene encoding pleckstrin homology domain-containing family A member 5 isoform X12: MAADLNPDWLSCLPSSWSYGVTRDGRIFFFNEEAKSTTWLHPVTGEAVITGHRKTPDLPTGWEEGYTFEGARCFIK, translated from the exons ATGGCGGCGGATCTAAACCCAGACTGGCTCTCTTGCCTGCCTTCTTCTTGGAGTTATGGGGTTACTCGGGACGGAAGGATATTCTTCTTCAA TGAAGAAGCCAAGAGTACGACCTGGCTGCATCCCGTCACCGGAGAGGCCGTCATAACGGGGCACAGAAAAACCCCAG ATTTACCAACGGGATGGGAGGAGGGATATACGTTCGAAGGAGCCCGCTGCTTCATCAA